The proteins below are encoded in one region of Ostrea edulis chromosome 3, xbOstEdul1.1, whole genome shotgun sequence:
- the LOC125673443 gene encoding outer dense fiber protein 3-like isoform X2: MPRFFKREPLVAKPLKGPGPAQYHLPTTVGQNSNDKTKRSSPSFSFGSRHWEFRKDGPGPAYSIDSSFTSKGRETKPAFTILGRARTPKRDVSPGPGAYDTDRRPTKEKNAPQYSMSPRTSPRRIDFTPSPNMYALPSTIGPRVPDRKGGAQTSIHGRTNYLDFSADLAKTPGPAKYGALPPSQTKRRAPSYSLGARAKTPRDINKVPGPGQYSPENVKAHLETSPRYQIGVRHSQYIMPALPLANVD, from the exons ATGCCAAGATTCTTTAAAAGGGAGCCCTTGGTAGCTAAACCTTTGAAAG GTCCTGGTCCTGCCCAGTATCACCTTCCCACCACAGTCGGACaaaattcaaatgacaaaacgAAACGATCGTCGCCATCCTTTTCCTTCGGTTCCAGACACTGGG aatttAGGAAAGATGGACCCGGGCCGGCGTACAGCATTGACAGTTCTTTTACCTCTAAAGGAAGGGAGACGAAACCCGCGTTTACAATATTGGGACGCGCCAGAACTccaa AGAGAGACGTGAGTCCAGGACCTGGAGCGTATGACACCGACAGACGGCCGACCAAAGAAAAGAACGCCCCACAGTATTCCATGAGCCCCCGAACATCCCCTCGCCGGATCGATTTCACCCCTTCCCCTAACATGTACGCCCTACCTTCAACGATAGGCCCCAGGGTCCCCGACAGAAAAGGAGGGGCCCAGACGTCTATACACGGGAGAACAAATTATTTGGATTTTTCAGCTGATCTCGCTAAAACCCCTGGACCAGCTAAATACGGCGCGCTTCCGCCCTCTCAGACCAAACGAAGAGCGCCATCGTACAGTTTAGGCGCCCGGGCCAAAACGCCAAGAGATATAAACAAAGTGCCAGGGCCCGGGCAGTATAGCCCAGAAAACGTCAAAGCTCATTTAGAAACCAGTCCCAGATATCAAATAGGTGTTCGCCATTCTCAATACATCATGCCGGCACTACCACTAGCAAATGTAGACTga
- the LOC125673443 gene encoding outer dense fiber protein 3-like isoform X1 — MAPDIQERGKKKRVMIGAEYTSPGPAQYHLPTTVGQNSNDKTKRSSPSFSFGSRHWEFRKDGPGPAYSIDSSFTSKGRETKPAFTILGRARTPKRDVSPGPGAYDTDRRPTKEKNAPQYSMSPRTSPRRIDFTPSPNMYALPSTIGPRVPDRKGGAQTSIHGRTNYLDFSADLAKTPGPAKYGALPPSQTKRRAPSYSLGARAKTPRDINKVPGPGQYSPENVKAHLETSPRYQIGVRHSQYIMPALPLANVD; from the exons atggctCCAGATATTCAAGAAAGAGGGAAAAAGAAGAGAGTTATGATTGGTGCTGAATATACAA GTCCTGGTCCTGCCCAGTATCACCTTCCCACCACAGTCGGACaaaattcaaatgacaaaacgAAACGATCGTCGCCATCCTTTTCCTTCGGTTCCAGACACTGGG aatttAGGAAAGATGGACCCGGGCCGGCGTACAGCATTGACAGTTCTTTTACCTCTAAAGGAAGGGAGACGAAACCCGCGTTTACAATATTGGGACGCGCCAGAACTccaa AGAGAGACGTGAGTCCAGGACCTGGAGCGTATGACACCGACAGACGGCCGACCAAAGAAAAGAACGCCCCACAGTATTCCATGAGCCCCCGAACATCCCCTCGCCGGATCGATTTCACCCCTTCCCCTAACATGTACGCCCTACCTTCAACGATAGGCCCCAGGGTCCCCGACAGAAAAGGAGGGGCCCAGACGTCTATACACGGGAGAACAAATTATTTGGATTTTTCAGCTGATCTCGCTAAAACCCCTGGACCAGCTAAATACGGCGCGCTTCCGCCCTCTCAGACCAAACGAAGAGCGCCATCGTACAGTTTAGGCGCCCGGGCCAAAACGCCAAGAGATATAAACAAAGTGCCAGGGCCCGGGCAGTATAGCCCAGAAAACGTCAAAGCTCATTTAGAAACCAGTCCCAGATATCAAATAGGTGTTCGCCATTCTCAATACATCATGCCGGCACTACCACTAGCAAATGTAGACTga